The Oryza glaberrima chromosome 9, OglaRS2, whole genome shotgun sequence genome includes a window with the following:
- the LOC127783744 gene encoding uncharacterized protein LOC127783744 translates to MTDQFKGKFGCLICIDKTSYKYLTSIGKVVYMRHRWFLPQRHRWRAKDRLFDKTVENDLAPETRTGAQVFELTKNIKVVFRKGKKKAVRRMKRMDQNNTDATYEETALPFNKHSIFFSYLEYWKDQEVRHAIDLMHLEKNVFDSTIGTLLDIPKDGLKLCTDLINLDIRHELHPKELANGKIEIPPACYSKVFDPEELGPLQTFAIETAGQLEMFFPLAYFNMTEHLIVHIVPQIIEIGPLYLHQMWAYERYMSVLKGYAPGTGIIGKKRFYDEDYRAVAEAHSSVLQQLAIVEPYIEEHMNEIRANNPRRTATWISKEQKRKFPEWLKEKELTFGESLEEKTLHRLANGPSSLVTSWQGYDIGGYRFYTICKDKKSAAQNSGVRMEAFDASSEKKSYYGITQDIWELAYVLNIQIPVLRCQWVRDTTGVSIDNYDLTIVERNKLGHKDDPWVLAERVA, encoded by the exons ATGACG GACCAGTTTAAGGGGAAGTTCGGATGTCTTATATGTATCGACAAGACGTCGTACAAGTACCTCACCTCCATAGGCAAGGTAGTGTACATGCGTCATCGTTGGTTCTTACCTCAGAGGCACAGGTGGCGTGCGAAGGACAGATTATTCGACAAGACAGTAGAGAACGATCTAGCTCCTGAAACACGAACTGGTGCACAAGTGTTCGAGCTGACAAAGAACATTAAGGTCGTGTTCaggaagggaaagaagaagGCCGTCAGGAGGATGAAACGGATGGATCAGAACAATACAGACGCAACGTATGAGGAAACTGCCTTGCCTTTCAATAAGCACTCAATATTTTTCAGCTATCTGGAATACTGGAAAGACCAGGAGGTTCGTCATGCCATCGACCTAATGCATCTCGAGAAGAATGTGTTCGACAGCACCATTGGCACTTTACTGGACATCCCGAAAGATGGGTTGAAGTTATGTACCGACCTCATCAATTTGGACATAAGGCATGAGCTTCACCCAAAAGAGCTGGCAAATGGGAAGATCGAAATTCCTCCGGCGTGCTACTCA AAGGTTTTTGATCCTGAAGAGTTAGGCCCCCTTCAAACTTTTGCAATCGAGACAGCGGGTCAGCTTGAGATGTTTTTCCCTCTAGCTTACTTCAATATGACGGAGCATCTGATTGTCCACATCGTCCCTCAGATTATCGAAATTGGTCCCCTATACCTACACCAGATGTGGGCGTATGAGAGGTACATGTCGGTTCTGAAAGGGTATGCCC CTGGGACGGGGATCATAGGCAAGAAAAGGTTCTATGATGAGGACTACAGAGCTGTAGCAGAAGCACATAGCAGCGTGTTGCAACAGCTCGCCATTGTTGAGCCGTACATTGAGGAACACATGAACGAGATAAGAGCCAACAATCCTAGAAGAACGGCCACTTGGATCTCTAAGGAACAGAAACGCAAATTTCCTGAATGGTTGAAGGAGAAAGAGCTGACATTCGGTGAATCACTCGAGGAAAAAACATTGCACAGGCTAGCAAATGGCCCAAGTAGCCTCGTGACCTCATGGCAAGGGTACGATATTGGTGGATATAGGTTTTACACGATATGCAAGGACAAGAAAAGCGCAGCTCAGAATAGCGGAGTTCGGATGGAGGCGTTTGACGCATCAAGCGAGAAGAAGTCTTACTACGGGATCACACAAGACATTTGGGAGCTTGCCTATGTCCTTAACATCCAGATCCCGGTGCTACGATGCCAATGGGTCAGAGACACAACAGGCGTATCCATCGATAACTACGACCTTACGATTGTAGAACGCAACAAGCTAGGACACAAGGATGATCCGTGGGTTCTTGCTGAGCGTGTTGCATAG